AACCTTGTTTCTTGGGAATATTCGCTTGCCATTTTATTTGTGACTCTAATATTTACTAGCATATTCATTATTGATGTCGACCGCGAAATAAAAATTGCTAAATCATGAACCGAATAACCAAATTCCTCACAAATACAGCCTTAGCAAGCATGTTAGTAATCTTAATCTTAGGCCCTATTGGAGTAGTAGGTTACATAAGTGGGATGGACCCCACTCTTGAAGTAGGAACTTTTCTCGGAGCTAGAATTAATTCCAAAGGAGAAGTTCTTCAGAAAATTAAAGAAGGCATCAGCAAAAAAATTGCAGTTAAAACTTTCTGGGGACAACAAGCTACTTACAAACGTGCTATCAGCCTTAAAAACAATACCAATGCCTCCCAAACATACCAAATTGAAATAATGAATATTGAAGGAAAACGTTCCGAAGATCAAGATATAGTTGCCTACTTCAGTCCCAATCAACAACCAGAAATAACTTTGGACCCCAAACAATCGTGCTGGATAGACATCATAATTACAGCACCAAGCCTACCAAACCTAGAAAGCTCCCTAACTCAAATAACACTAACTATCTGGACACTCTAAAACAAGTCATTACCTCCCAAAACATATACAATAACCCAAACTGCTAACGCCCAACATAAAACTGATAAGAGTAAGGGTACGTCCGAAAGCAAGACTTCTGCCGGAGATTCTCCCTCTTTCTTTTCATAAATTACGTACAAATACCGTGTTACACCATAAATTACAACAGGTACAGTCAGCAACATCCACTTGGGCTTGGCCAAAATGGAAGGTAATAACTCTTGGAAAGCACTAGCAGTAGGTGATGTTTGAAAAGCAAAAAGCGAGTAAGACAAGATTGTAAATGCAGAAAAAGTGGAAATAGCGGAATCTAGCAAAGTATCAGGGTAATCCCTCAACGCTGCTCTAGCATCAAAGGTTTGCCCTTGTACTTCCAACAAGGTCCTTTCAGATCTCCTCTTCCCAAAAGCCATAAGAAGAGACAACCCAATAGTAGTTAGAACCAACCACGAAGATATTGAGACAGGAACTACCAAAGCACCTGCAAAAACTCGAAAGATAAAACCTAGCGCGATGGTAAGTGCATCAATAATTATAACGTCCCGCAAAAAACTACTATAAGCAAGCTGTAAAACCACGTAAGCAAAGACGACAAGAAAGAAATAGTGCGATAATTTAAAAGATAAGGGAAAAGCAATAGCTAAGAAAATTACACAACTGATTAGAGCTATAATTGGAGAAAGCTTCCCACTAGCAATAGGGCGGTGCTTCTTTACAGGATGCAGTCGATCCTTTTCTCTATCCATTACATCATTAAAAATATACATTGCCGACGACACTATACAAAACACAACAAAACCGGCTGTTACTCGCAAAAAAGTTTGTGGATCAAACAAATTACCAGCAAGAAATGCAGCACCAAAAAGAATAACATTTTTGAGCCACTGACTTGGCCGAGCTGATATTAAAATAAAACGTATGGTTTTTATTAAGGTCATTGGCACACTTTTCAAACTTTGGACTGTCTATTTGAATTTTAACACTACCTAAGCTAGTATACCACTTGCCATGATGTCTACAGTACACACTTTTGTTGGAATTGCTATGGGACTAAAGGTCACACCATGGCCGCTAGCCTTAGCACTCTCCTTTCTTTCTCACTTTGCTCTGGACCTGATACCCCATTGGGACTTTTTTAGTTTCAAAGACGAAATTACTAAAAGGGATAAGATAAACGCAGGACTAGATGTTTTTACAGGTTTTGTTCTTGGTAGTATTTTCATAATAAACGCGTTACCAGACCTAAAACAAGCCTTGGTTCTCGCAGGAACTTGCGCTTTAGCAAAT
This DNA window, taken from Patescibacteria group bacterium, encodes the following:
- a CDS encoding decaprenyl-phosphate phosphoribosyltransferase, which codes for MTLIKTIRFILISARPSQWLKNVILFGAAFLAGNLFDPQTFLRVTAGFVVFCIVSSAMYIFNDVMDREKDRLHPVKKHRPIASGKLSPIIALISCVIFLAIAFPLSFKLSHYFFLVVFAYVVLQLAYSSFLRDVIIIDALTIALGFIFRVFAGALVVPVSISSWLVLTTIGLSLLMAFGKRRSERTLLEVQGQTFDARAALRDYPDTLLDSAISTFSAFTILSYSLFAFQTSPTASAFQELLPSILAKPKWMLLTVPVVIYGVTRYLYVIYEKKEGESPAEVLLSDVPLLLSVLCWALAVWVIVYVLGGNDLF